TGCCGTCGTTCTCGCCTTGCCGCGCGGTGGCGTTCCCGTCGCAGCAGAGGTTGCCGAGGCGCTGGATGCTCCCCTCGACTTGATCCTTGTTCGCAAGATCGGCGTGCCGTCCCAACCGGAGTTGGCGATGGGGGCCGTGGTGGACGGCCCGGCGCCGATCGTGGTTCGCAATCAGGAGGTGATTGAGCTTTCGGGCACCACAGCGGAGGAGTTCGACGCGGTGTGCGCGGAGGAACTGGCGGAGATCGAACGCCGGCGCAAGCTCTATTTGGGAGAACGCACCCGGGCTCCGGTTGCGGGGCAGGTTGTCATCATCGTCGATGACGGCATCGCAACCGGCGCGACGACGCGGGCGGCGCTGCAGGCGATCCGCAACCGCAAACCGAAAGAGCTGGTGCTTGCCGTTCCCGTGGCTCCCCCCGACACGATCGAGCGATTGCGCGGGGAAGTCGATGCCCTGATTTGCCTGGAGATGCCGGAATTGTTTGGCGCGATCGGCTATTTCTATCGGGACTTCCGGCAGGTCGGGGATGAGGAGGTCGTGGAAACGCTGAAGCGCTTTCCGGTCAAGGGAAAGACTTCGATCGCCTGAGAGTGCAGGCCGGCGTTAGTCCGCGATTCCCACTTCCTTGTCGGGCCGCTCTGCTTCCGTTTCTGCCTCCGCGCTGGAGACCGCGCCGCTGGGTCCTCGGACCGGGGCAGGCTCCTGCTGGCTCGCGCGCGCGAGCTGCTGGCTGGCGATCACCTTCTGCCACAGCCGCAGGATATTTTGCTGGGTTTCTGCCGCGATGAAGCAATGGCCTTCGCGGTCGAAGCCGCAGAATTTCGCACTCGCATCGCCGCAGGCGCGGCCGAACGCCTGGTTGATGAGGTCAAGGCAGGCCACGACCTGAGCCACATCAGGGAGACGGACATGGTGGGCGATGTCGATCAGCCGGAACGCCTCGATGTTGGGCTGGCCGAAGACCGCACCCTGGCGGCCGAATTCGAAGAACACGTTCACGGCAGGCAGCACGCCCTGAATCTGGGACAGGATGGCGGCAGCATGTTCCTCGCTGCAGATCGCCAGATGCTCGGCATGGGTCTTGCCGCCCTCTGCCGGCGGGGCTTGCAATCCGAGGGACGTCATCACCTCGCGCTCGATCCAGCGCCGGACTTCCGGGGGAGCGGTGCGAATCTGTTCCGAACTCAAAGTGATGCCAATCATGATCTCGCCTCCTTGGGTGGCGCTTCAGTGGCATCGTTCGGCGATGGCGATGTTGATCGGGATCAATCGGGATGCGTGGCGAGCCGCCGGCCGTCAGTCGGACTCGCGCAAAATCCAGCGGTCGCCGGATTTTTCATATTTGAGCTTGACCGCCGCCCAGGCGACGCGGTTGCGCGGTACTCTCGCGTTGTTCGGGGCCGCGATCCGCATATTGCGTCCAGGCGCTGTTGGAGGCGCCGAGATAGATTTCCTGCGCATGCAGCGGCAAATGGGCCTGAATTGGTTGGGGGAGATCTTCGACTGTCAGGTAGGGCAAGCCAACCCTCCGCGTTCGATGCGACGCCGGGCGGTATCAAGACGCCTCAAAATCTACATAAACGCCACGTGATTGCGCCAATTGATCCAGAGCAAGCGGCCGGAACCCGTGGCTGTTAGAAATTTCAGGAGAATTCCGGCCGGAGAATGAAATGGAATCGGACCCGTCGTCACGCAAGCAGAACATTGCCGTCGGCTATATTGTCGCTGCCAGCATCGGCATGCTGCTGCTGCAGTGGGTTCTGGCGACCTACAATACCGTTGACACCATTCCCTACAGCGAATTCGAGCAGCTCGTCGCCCAGGGCCATGTCACCGAGGTTGCCGTCGGCCAGGATACCATCCATGGAAAACTGAAGGACAAGTTGCCGAGCGGCAAGTCGGCCTTCGTCACCGCGCGCGTCGACGCGGCGTTGGCGGAAAAGCTGGAGGCCAAGGGCGTTCAGGTCACCGGCGTGCCGTCGGGCGGGCTGTTCCAGACCATCCTGTCATGGATCGTGCCCGGGCTGATGTTTTACCTGATCTGGGTATTCCTCGGGCGCCGGCTGGCGGATCGCCAGGGTTTTGGCGGCCTGATGTCGATCGGAAAGTCGCGGGCCAAGGTCTATGTCGAGAAGGACACCAAGGTCACCTTCGCCGACGTCGCCGGCGTCGACGAAGCAAAATTCGAACTGCAGGAGGTGGTCTCCTTCCTGAAAGATCCCAAGAGCTACGGTCGGCTTGGCGCCCATGTGCCCAAAGGGATATTGCTGGTCGGGCCGCCCGGCACCGGCAAGACCTTGCTGGCGCGGGCCGTGGCCGGCGAGGCCGGGGTGGCGTTCTTTTCCATTTCCGGCTCCGAATTCGTCGAGATGTTCGTCGGCGTCGGCGCCGCCCGGGTGCGCGATCTGTTCGAGCAGGCGCGCAAGGCCGCGCCCTGCATCATCTTCATCGACGAACTGGATGCGCTCGGACGCAGCCGCTCGCCCGGCGCCTTCGGCGGCTACGATGAAAAAGAGCAGACCCTGAACCAGCTGCTCTCCGAACTTGACGGCTTCGACCCCTCAGCGGGCGTCATCCTGCTGGCGGCGACCAATCGACCCGAAATCCTCGATCCCGCGCTGCTGCGGGCAGGACGGTTCGACCGGCAGGTGCTGGTGGACCGTCCGGACAAGGGCGGCCGTGTCGCCATTCTCAAGGTGCATGTCCGGAAAATCCGTGTCGGCAAGGATGTAGATCTCGACAAGGTCGCGGCTCTCACCACCGGCTTCACCGGCGCCGATCTCGCCAATTTGATCAACGAAGCAGCTATCGCCGCGACCAGACGCAATGCCGAAGATGTGTCGTTCGACGATTTCACGATCGCGATCGAGCGGATCGTTGCCGGGATCGAGAAGAAGAGCAGGGTGCTCAGCAAGGAGGAGCGCCGCAGGGTCGCCTATCACGAGATGGGTCACGCCCTCGTCGCCGCGAGCCTGCCGGGCGTCGATCCCGTGCAGAAAGTCTCGATCATTCCCCGCGGCGTCGGCGCGCTCGGCTACACCATGCAGCGACCGACCGAAGACCGTTTTCTGCTTTCGGCCAGCGAACTCAAGAACCGCATCGCCGTGCTGATGGGCGGTCGCGCCTCCGAGCGACTGATCTTCGATGGCGACGTCTCGACTGGTGCGGCCGACGACCTGCAGCGGGCGACCGAGATCGCCGTCGAGATGGTCACGAAATACGGCATGGATGCGAAAGTGGGGCAGCGAACGTATGCGCCCCGGCCGCAGGCCTTCCTGCCGTCCCTTCAGGATACGGTCGTCAGCGCTGCGGAAGCGACGGGGCGCGAGATCGATCTGGCCGTGCGCGATTTGATCGAGGCGGGCGACACCTGCGCGCGCGCCATTCTCGAAAGGCGGCGGGCCGATCTCGATGCCGGCGTGCAACTCTTGATCGCCAAAGAAACCCTGACCGGGGAAGAATTCGCGCCGTTGCGCCCGGTAGCCGGGCGGGAAGCTGAGAAGGCGACTGCTTGAAAGCCGCGGCGTGAGGAGCCGTAGAGCGTCTGCGAAATCCAGTTTTTGGATGCGCTGCCAAGCTCCAGCAGAGTCTGAGTCCAGGATCGAAATGAGCAGTCCAGGCATTGATGCCCCCTATTGGAGCCAGGATGCCGCCGCGCTCAGCGCGGCGTTAGGGTCTGGCCCCGGAGGCCTTCCGTCGGAGGCCGCCGCGGCGAAGCTTCGCCTGGTCGGCCCCAACAGCGTTGAGGAAGAATCGCAGCTGAGCGCACTGCGTTTGCTTCTGCGCCAATTCGAGAGTCCGCTCGTTCTCATTCTGATATTTGCCGCTGCAATTTCGCTGCTGCTACAGCAATGGGTGGACTCGGCCATCATTCTGGCGATCGTGGCCGGAAGCACGCTGCTCGGCTTCTTTCAGGAATACCGGGCATCGACGGCGGTCGAGGAATTGAAACGGCGGCTGGCGCTGACCTGCCGCGTCATGCGGGACGGCGTTGAACTGGTTGTGCCCGTGAGCGCTGTCGTGCCCGGCGATCTGATCCTGCTGTCGGCAGGCAATTTGATTCCCGCTGACGGACTGGTGATCGAGGCGGAGGATTTCCTGGTTACCGAAGCCAGCATGACGGGAGAATCCTTTCCCGTCGAAAAGCGGCCCGGGATCGTCAAGCCGGAGACCGCGCTCTCGGCCCGGACCAATGCAGTCTTTCTCGGCGCGTCGGTGCGAAGCGGAACGGCGAAGGTCCTCGTTGTCGAAACCGGTCACCGTACTGCGTTCGGGGCGATCGCGGCACGGCTCAGAACCCGCGAGCCTGAGACGGATTTTGGGCGCGGCGTGCGCCAATTCGGATACCTTCTGATCCGCGCGATGATCGTCATCGTTCTGTTCGTCCTGACCGTGAATCTGCTTCTCGGTCGCCCGGTAATCGAGTCCCTCCTGTTTGCCGTTGCGCTCGCGGTCGGTCTGTCGCCCGAACTGTTGCCGGCGATCGTCAGCGTCACCCTGTCCGCCGGCGCCCGGGCCATGAGCCTGCGCGGCGTCATCGTCCGCCGCCTGGAAGCCATCGAGAACCTCGGCAGCATGGATATTCTGTGCACCGACAAGACCGGAACGCTGACCGAGGGCACCATCGTTCTCAACGGCGTCCTCGACCCCGAAGGTCGGTCATCTCAGGAGGTCAGCCGGCTGGCCTTTCTCAATGCGGCATTCGAGACCGGTATCGAAAATCCGCTTGACGCCGCGATCATAGCAGCAGGAAAATCCGCGGGCCTGACGACGGATGGCTTTACGAAGATCGACGAAATTCCTTACGACTTTCTTCGCCGCCGGCTAACCATCGTCGTCGCGGAAGACGGCAATCCGACGCAGCACCTTATCGTTACCAAGGGTGCATTCTCAAACGTGCTCGACAACTGCTCATCGCTCGAACGGGATGCCGTCGATATCCCGCTCACGATCGAAATACGCGCTCAACTCGATGCGGTCTTTCAAGCCAAGGGGGCCGAGGGGTTCCGGGTGCTGGCTGTGGCGACCCGCAGGGTCGCGGCCAAGCCGCACTATGGTCGCGATGACGAACAAGGCATGACTTTTCGCGGGTTTCTCGTTTTTCTGGACCCGCCCAAGCTGGAAGCTCAACGAACAATCGAGGATCTCGCCCGGCTGGGTATTCGCATCAAGGTCATCAGTGGAGACAACCGCTTTGTGACGGCACATCTGGCGGCAGCCGTAGGCCTCAATGCGAAGTCGATACTCACCGGCAGCGACCTCGGGAAACTCCGGGATGAGGCGTTGTGGCACCTCGCGCCGCGGACCGATCTCTTCGTGGAAATCGATCCCCAGCAGAAGGAGCGGATCGTCCGTGCCCTGCAGAAAACCGGTCACTCGGTTGGATATCTCGGCGACGGCATCAACGACGCGCCGGCTCTGCATGCCGCCGATGTCGGCATCTCGGTCGAGGAGGCCGTGGATGTCGCCCGTGAGAGCGCCGACATTATCCTGCTGAGCCGCGATCTCGACGTCCTGCGCGTTGGCGTCGAGGACGGGAGGCGGACCTTCGCCAACACGCTCAAATACATTTCGATCACCACCAGCGCAAACTTCGGGAACATGCTGAGCATGGCGCTGGCGGCGCCGCTGCTTCCATTCCTGCCGCTGGCGGCCAAGCAAATTCTGCTGAACAATTTTCTTTCCGACGTGCCGTCGATCGCGATCTCGAGCGACAATGTCGATCGCGACCGCGTCCGCCGGCCGCAGCGCTGGCACATCGGGGAAATTCAGCGTTTCATGGTGGTCTTTGGGCTGATCAGCTCGGTGTTCGACCTCATGACATTCGCGGTGCTGCTCCTGGTCTTTCATGCCGATCAGCCCACGTTTCAGACGTTTTGGTTCATAGTCTCGCTGCTGACTGAACTTGCCGTCGTGCTTGTGCTGCGGACGCACAAACCCGCGTTTCGCAGCAAGCCCAGCGGCTTGCTGTTGTGGACTACGCTTGCGGTGGCCGCCGCCACTATCGCGATCCCGTTCCTCGGCTCCC
The sequence above is drawn from the Bradyrhizobium sediminis genome and encodes:
- a CDS encoding ChaB family protein is translated as MPYLTVEDLPQPIQAHLPLHAQEIYLGASNSAWTQYADRGPEQRESTAQPRRLGGGQAQI
- the ftsH gene encoding ATP-dependent zinc metalloprotease FtsH; its protein translation is MESDPSSRKQNIAVGYIVAASIGMLLLQWVLATYNTVDTIPYSEFEQLVAQGHVTEVAVGQDTIHGKLKDKLPSGKSAFVTARVDAALAEKLEAKGVQVTGVPSGGLFQTILSWIVPGLMFYLIWVFLGRRLADRQGFGGLMSIGKSRAKVYVEKDTKVTFADVAGVDEAKFELQEVVSFLKDPKSYGRLGAHVPKGILLVGPPGTGKTLLARAVAGEAGVAFFSISGSEFVEMFVGVGAARVRDLFEQARKAAPCIIFIDELDALGRSRSPGAFGGYDEKEQTLNQLLSELDGFDPSAGVILLAATNRPEILDPALLRAGRFDRQVLVDRPDKGGRVAILKVHVRKIRVGKDVDLDKVAALTTGFTGADLANLINEAAIAATRRNAEDVSFDDFTIAIERIVAGIEKKSRVLSKEERRRVAYHEMGHALVAASLPGVDPVQKVSIIPRGVGALGYTMQRPTEDRFLLSASELKNRIAVLMGGRASERLIFDGDVSTGAADDLQRATEIAVEMVTKYGMDAKVGQRTYAPRPQAFLPSLQDTVVSAAEATGREIDLAVRDLIEAGDTCARAILERRRADLDAGVQLLIAKETLTGEEFAPLRPVAGREAEKATA
- the mgtA gene encoding magnesium-translocating P-type ATPase; translated protein: MSSPGIDAPYWSQDAAALSAALGSGPGGLPSEAAAAKLRLVGPNSVEEESQLSALRLLLRQFESPLVLILIFAAAISLLLQQWVDSAIILAIVAGSTLLGFFQEYRASTAVEELKRRLALTCRVMRDGVELVVPVSAVVPGDLILLSAGNLIPADGLVIEAEDFLVTEASMTGESFPVEKRPGIVKPETALSARTNAVFLGASVRSGTAKVLVVETGHRTAFGAIAARLRTREPETDFGRGVRQFGYLLIRAMIVIVLFVLTVNLLLGRPVIESLLFAVALAVGLSPELLPAIVSVTLSAGARAMSLRGVIVRRLEAIENLGSMDILCTDKTGTLTEGTIVLNGVLDPEGRSSQEVSRLAFLNAAFETGIENPLDAAIIAAGKSAGLTTDGFTKIDEIPYDFLRRRLTIVVAEDGNPTQHLIVTKGAFSNVLDNCSSLERDAVDIPLTIEIRAQLDAVFQAKGAEGFRVLAVATRRVAAKPHYGRDDEQGMTFRGFLVFLDPPKLEAQRTIEDLARLGIRIKVISGDNRFVTAHLAAAVGLNAKSILTGSDLGKLRDEALWHLAPRTDLFVEIDPQQKERIVRALQKTGHSVGYLGDGINDAPALHAADVGISVEEAVDVARESADIILLSRDLDVLRVGVEDGRRTFANTLKYISITTSANFGNMLSMALAAPLLPFLPLAAKQILLNNFLSDVPSIAISSDNVDRDRVRRPQRWHIGEIQRFMVVFGLISSVFDLMTFAVLLLVFHADQPTFQTFWFIVSLLTELAVVLVLRTHKPAFRSKPSGLLLWTTLAVAAATIAIPFLGSPGAVFGFVPLSALQMGTVIVIVIGYIAATEAAKFWFYRGKSRRGIRMRVS
- a CDS encoding phosphoribosyltransferase; translation: MTFRDRSDAGRRLANALSAYKGRNAVVLALPRGGVPVAAEVAEALDAPLDLILVRKIGVPSQPELAMGAVVDGPAPIVVRNQEVIELSGTTAEEFDAVCAEELAEIERRRKLYLGERTRAPVAGQVVIIVDDGIATGATTRAALQAIRNRKPKELVLAVPVAPPDTIERLRGEVDALICLEMPELFGAIGYFYRDFRQVGDEEVVETLKRFPVKGKTSIA